tattttatctagGACCTATTCTCAGAGCAGGCTTACTAACCACACAGTGTTACAGTGAGTCCTGCTGGAACTGCCTCCAGAAATTGTCTTGCTCCTTGCCATCCCTGGGGAATCACTCTTCCCTGTGGGTGGTGAGTGCTCCTGGATGACATGCAGTCTTCAGCCTTCAATGAGCCCCTGGGTGGGtgagggcaggggtggggcacACATGGGGACAAGGTGACACAGGAGGACATGAGGGGATGGACATGAGacaagggagggggaagaaacaCTGTGCTCTTGGGAACTGTCCAaagccagctctctctctctttctctctctctctctctctctctctctctctctctctctctctctctccccaaccccacagGGCTCTTCTAGATTGGAAACTGTGGGGACCTCTGTTACAGactcattttctcttcctcagaAACTGCACCCCGATCCGTGGTGTCCCTTCAGCCTCCATGGACCACTTTCTTTCGAGGAGAGACAGTCATTCTGACTTGTAATGGATTTGGATTaccccagaaaacaaaatggtaccagaaaaacaaaacactgaggCAAACCCAAGGTGTTTTGGTGGATAAAGCACCTACTTTACCAGTCCGTGTGTCTGGAGAGTATTGGTGCCAAGCCGACAGCTTACCTCCAAGCATGCCCGTGAACTTAGTCTTTTATGAAGAAGGTGAGACAGAAGTGAAAGAACTGAAGCTTCAGATACCATTTCTGTCCAATTTTCCCTGTAGATTATATTACTACTTAACACAAACAACTCATGAACAAGCCATTCTATTTTATACAACGGTTACAGAGAGATTAAAAATTCCTATAGAGAACCAGATATGGCACAGAATTAGcttaaatttaaacataaaaattaataaaatttaaacattctGAGGTAAAGTCTACTCAGCCTAGTAGTCAGTGACTTCAGCTAGTGCATACAGAAGGTCATAACTGTCAGTAACAGCTAACTGAGTTCTAAATACACTCACTCCGATCCCTGTGGTCCTTAAAGTCTAGCGTGAATCAGAAAGCTTGGGCAGCTTTGTGACCACACAGAGACTTGGGAGCCACCCTGTATTTATGGACTCAAATCTTGAAATTATTGAGCCCCAAGAATATGTAGTGTTTATAAACTGCTCATGTAAATGAAATTTGAGAAGCAATTTATTTGAATGCTTCTTGAATCCATTTTGTTTATTAAGAATAGTGTCATAAGGACTTGTGCTTGTTCGTGCACACCAAcacgcctctgtgtgtgtgtgtgtgtgtgtgtgtgtgtgtgtgaatgttagatagatagaaataaatGGATTGATTTTTATGGGTAcacaaagagaggaagggggagaaaaggTAGGAAGGCAAGAtggagggggagaaaaggaaggaggcatATTTTCTTTTGGTCTTGAAGCCCTCTGTTTTAAAGTTGAAGTAGTATCAGCCTTCTGAAAAAAGCCTTTGATTTTGTGAGCAAGAAAACACACTATTaactaggaaaggaaaaaagtaatGCTCTTTGACCTCATGATTCCCTTGAACATTTCCTACCAAAGCTCATAAATCTACACACCCCAAAATAAAGGGCACTCAATTGAACAGGAGACCTCATTAAATGATCTTGAGAGTATTGAGAGAAAATTGTGGCTTCTGAAAATTTAGCTGCAGTGATGGTTCAACTAGAGGGTGCACTGGTGAAACGAGAGGTGAGCCTGCAAGTAGATATGAGTCATTAAAATCCCCTAAGAGGGAAAGACATACAGAAACTCTGGTATACCAACATGGGAGAAGGAACTCAAAGATTGTTCACAATGATGCGGGGAGCTTTTTAACTTACCTTCTGCTGTCCAGGATTTCTCAAAGTACAGGTGTTTATTTTAAGCTCAGAAAGAGAATTAATGCTTTCTCCACTCCCACTTCCTTAAAAAGTAAAGCCGACTTAGAACGGCAATGATAAGGAGAACCAGGAAAGTGAACCAAGTGGTAGGTCTGGTGTGTTCCAAGTGGTGGGTCTGGTATGTTCCAAGTGGTGGGCCTGGTGTGTTCACAGCTTTCCTGATACTGCGAGCTCCACCTCCTGTGTTCGAAGGAGACTCTGTGGTTCTGAGGTGCCATGGAAAGGAACACATAGCCCCAAAGACCCTGACATTTTACAAGAATGATCAAGCTCTGGAATTATCTCGTCCAAGTTCTGAGCTCTATATTCGTCATGTAAATCTGCAGGACAACGATGAATACAAATGCACTCACAAGAAGCCGTGGTCTTGGGGAAACATCATTTCTTCCAATATGgtcaaagttcaagtccaaggtATGACTTTAATTATTCTGGACAGGTTAATCAGAGGCAGGCTGCCTATGGTTGTAAAGGTAGAATAGGAAGAAAGGGTGGGCTGCCAGTCCATTGAACAGAAGCACAAACAGTCTTTGGGTGGAAGGACGTTGATAATCAAAAGCAGCATCTCCCTCTAGCCAGCACCTGGGGAGTGGTACCACTCCATACATTGGCCCTAAGGATGAAAGTGGGTTTTCTGCAGAGTACTTACCTGCTCAGTGAACAATTGTGATCCTTTCTAGAGTTATTCCCACACCCTGTGCTGATGGTCAGACCTCCTCAACCCATAGATGGAAGCCCAGTGACCCTGACCTGTCAGACCCAGCTCCCTGCACAGAGGTCAGATGTCCAGCTCCAGTTCTGTTTCTTCAGAAACTACCAGGCTCTGGGGTCAGGCTGCAGCAGCTCCTCAGAGTTTCACATTCCTGCCATATGGACTGAAGATTCAATGTGGTACCAGTGCAAGGCagaaacaaagaattcccaagtTGGAAAACAAAGTATCGAGTTCAAAATTCCAGTGCAGAGTAAGTATCATTCTGAGATTTTTCAAGGCATGGCAGCTATTCAGAAGCATACACCAGTTTGGGTTACTAGTCTCTATAGAAAGTATTATCTCATGCCTGTGGAAGttgtatgagagaaaatattcagCTGTTGCAGATATCCCTGATGAGCTtagaaccaagaaagaaaaacaagacaacaacaaaaaacatgttcgttttttgtttttttttttttctttcggtGCCTTTAGATAAAAGTATTTCTGGTCTCAGTCTGACATAAGTTTACCTTCCAGTGCTATGGTCCTAAACTGTGGACTATGAGGTGTTGTGTGTAGCTTTTGTTACTCACCATAACTCCAGGAATGGGGCTCGATACCAGCTCCCatccagcttcccttgaatccacagataaaacacacacacatacaacagttGTTCgttttcaacttgccttttggGCACAATTGCTAGGCATTATTAAACTCCTGTTGCTAACATGTCCTTATCAATATTTTTAGCTCAGaacctcccacctgccctaaatTTTAGTTGCTCTATTAAATCTAGTCCCTGCGAAACATCCCTGACCACTTGCCTGTGGGAGCAGCCTGTGTAGCCACTCCATTTTGAGATCTCACATGACCTATCAACTTTTCTCCATCAGAAGCATGGTgaactctgtctctcttcccttgCATCTGTCTCTTTCCTCCAGGGACTCAGAAGTCCTGCCTATTTCTTCCACCCAGTAATTGTCCCGTGGGTtttttactgacagatcaagaaccagcTGGGGAACAGGGCAACATCAGAACCATCCCTACAATGGGGTCAGCCCTCAAACTGGGCTGAGTGTTCTGCTCAGCCAAAAAGACAGGTTTCCAGAACACGAGGTGCCTAATGCAGACTGCTTTAGGACAAGTAAGCCAAAAGATGAAGTCTTGGGGAATAAGCAGATCCATCTTGATGCCCTTAGAAATGGTGTTGCACAGACTACCACTTTTTCCTAAGGCTCAAAAATAAGATAGCTTTCTTAAGCGTGGTCGTTAGCCATTGGCTTTGCCTGACTGAATTTGGTCCATCTCACAGGAAATCTAGTTGAGCATAGTAGGTGACACATAGTCTAGAACACCCAGATCCTGGGTGTGGAGGGAAGGGAAGTGAGAGCATTACCTATGAATTTGCTCCCTTTGCTAAGAAACCAATCTGACTGATGAAATTCTATCAGTCGACTCTTCTGTTGTAAGAAATGGGTGCTCCTATGGCTACTGATTTAAAGATGAACagttcagagaggaaagagaaggcattATCCAACAGTCGCATTGCAGTTATTCCTAGCACAGTCTTTCCTTCAACCTAACTGCTGAACCACACACATTCCCATCCTCTATATTTTGTTCTTCAGGACTGGAGAATAATCCAAAAAGGCACTGTCCTAAGACAGTATGCCTAgaacttgtggggaaaaaaaaggcttggggatcccgcggttcctcctgccatgctgtgggtagtcggctgggaaccgctctgggtttctccagctggaagttgggcccggctgttcattaactaaaagtctctccctggctcctcacggttcctcatagcggcgcagccctaacacacgaggaagcccttgggtttccaaaaccggtttattcacatggcggatcgtggacggatctggatgcatacccctcaaacccaggatcgacctaagttaaaaggggaggggagaaggggggaggggctggggaggaatgtttaatcggctccacctctggccttcaggtacctcattagtatgtaaatctctctagggcctgttagCGCCCTCCActtgtgtacatgactgaagggtggaggtggaatggagattagaccttgtgttaggcccaacaagaACTGTTCCCAGGATGGACAATCCTTCCTTGTGAGTCGATCCTGGACTTACTCTCTTTGCTCGTCTGACAGGTACACTAGAGAAGTTAAGAGGTGACAACTCAAGGCCAGCTTATTACTCATGACAGTAGTTCATTTCCAGTCAAACGCTACTGGCACTGTACTCAAGACCACCATGTTTGATGCCAAGTCTCCTGTTTCCCTCCTCCACTTTTCCTCAGTGTTGAGCCCTGGGTAACAGCTCTGGGATTATCAGGATAAGGTGGGCGTAAGGTCAAGTTGGGCAGAAAATCCTGTAGTcctgctccacatccttgacaaGGCCCTCAGGAATGTGGGGCCTTGTCTGCTGGCAGAAAACAGTCTCCACTGTCTTCTCACTTCCCAGAGACAAGCCTAACGTTACTCTAGGGCCCTTCCCACATGGTAAAACAGGTTTTGTCTTTCTACCCCTCACCCATGAGCATGCCATTGCCAAAAGTCCCACACGTCATTCTTATTCATTTAGGAGCTTTTGCGGACTTCCAAACACGCATCGTCCCAGCCTCACAGTCGGTGTTTGAAGGGCAGTTGCTGTTACTCAACTGCTCAATAAAAGGAGTCCCAGGACCCCTCAAATTCTCCTGGTATAAAAGGGAAATGccgaataaagaaacaaagattcTTAAGTCCTCAGAAGCAGAACTCAAGATCTCCAAAGTGAACATCGGTGACGCCGGGGAGTATTACTGTGAGGCTAACAACAGCCGCCGAAGTTTTGTCAGCAAGGCAGTTCCCATCACCGTAAAAGGTGTGTGTTGCCAGGTATCATCTGAGGAATGGATTTCCCACATTGCACATGGAGACTCTTAAGGAGGACTTGAGACAGTCAAGTAGACGTAGATGTTGTCAGTTACCAATAATTCCATGTTCTGAACAACCTGCCAAGCATTAGGAAAGACTTAGAAATAGACAGAACAAGCTGAGGGCAGTGGGAATTCTCAGAACATCAGGTGGAGGAAAATGCTCAGTGATTAGGAACACACCCTTTGCAAATTACAAATTCTCCTCGGTTAGAATGAAATGGCTCTTATGAAGGAGGACCAGATGGGATGCTAGTAGTGTGTCTGGGGAAATGCCTCCTGGCATCTTACTGTAACCTGATTCTCAGGGACCCACCCTGGCCACACTACGTGTCTTCAAACCCCAGTAGGTCGCTTACTCCCACCCTTGGTCTCCTACAGTGAGATGCTATGGAGAATGCAGTAGAGCTTCACCAAGAGGCTGAaggcctctgcctctggctcaACATCTGTCTGTTAGTTTTAACATGAGACTGAAATCCTAAGGCTCTTGAACCTCAACAcatctctctgttctctgagcACTTGCAAAATTATTCCCATGTCCAGGCAATGGAGCAAGGAGAAGCTATTGTCCATCAGAAGTAAGCAACTGCCAGAAGTCATATACAGGGTCAGGTTGCATACTCCTAACAGGCTACAGTTACCATCCATAGAGGCTCCTCCTGCTCAGCTTCTAATACTCTGATAGAATGGATGGTTCTGAGTACCTGGAAGAAGGTAGTACTGGAGGAGAGCATCCTGCAAGAGTACATTAAATTTAGAAGGTTAAAGATCCTGGAGCAAAGCACTGAAGCTACCCTAAGTAGAGAAATGGAGAACAGAGACTGACACAGAGGCTTAAAACTCTGGAGAGGAAGTGGGTCACAAAGGACCAAAGAGCTGACTGAGGAAAGGGTGTCAGTCCTGTGGCAGTAGAATACAAACTTCTCCCCTGAAGGTACCATCTCTGTAAAGTGGAGGAGAGTTGGCTAACAAGGGGAGTCAGGAGGGACAAGGCAAAttggaaagaaacaaataaaagaccAACATGGAAGTCAGGAGATTGTTGGTGTCCAGTCTGGGTGATTGAGCTATCCCAAGATCTGGTAGAATGGAGACCAAGCATTTGCATTAGAACAAAATGGAAGTAACTGTCAACCCACTTTCTCTCCTCCAGTTCCAGTATCTCAACCAGTTCTCAACCTAAGCACCGGCAGGACCCGGGCCCATGAGGGAGACTTGATGACACTTCATTGTCAATCCCAGAGGGGCTCTCCATACATCCTGTATGAGTTTTACTATGAGAATGTCTCCCTGGGGAACAGCTCTACACTCTCCGGAGGAGGAGCATCCTTCAATTTCTCTATGAGCACAGAGCGATCTGGAAACTACTACTGCACAGCAGACAATGGCCTGGGAGCCCAGCGCAGTGAGGCTATGTGGATCTCTGTCTTGGGTAAGTCCTGGGTTCCTGCTGATACCCACTGCTATACAGATTTCCCTCTCACCAAACCCCTTTGAAAGTTTGCCCCCAACCTTTATTTCCTACCATAATCACCACAGCCCTGTTCTAGGCTCGCTCCCTTCTCAGCCAAACTCATTGTCTGTGCTTATCCATCCCTTGATAGGCTCAGAAACGCCATAGCCTTTAATAAATGTGTGTGGTCATCTCATGCTGTCTCCTTGTGCCCTCTCTCTTTTGCCCCTGTTTCTTGGTTCTCCTTTCTTGCTTCTCCTGCCCTCCTCTCATGGCCCAGTTCACTCTGATGGCCATATGCAGCCCACTACTTTCTCTGCTTTGAACTCTTCCAGATGTCTTTGGCTGTACTCTCTCTCATAACTACAATCAATCAATTCTCCTCAGCTACACCTTAGATCAGTCATATCCTCATTTCGTTCAATATACAGATCATGGTTGGTCATTATCAAGGCCACTAGTTAACATCACAATGGAGCCACTTACTGAACAAATGTGCTTGTTATTTCACATGAATCTTTGTTTAGAAGAAAGTAAAAATCcagctgcttttttgttttgtttttcaaagcaatGTAACAGCATTGTAGGAAAATACTGAGTCTGATACATCAGCGATACATCAGACATGAATCTTTTGTATCACAAGGAAAAAGAGGCCCAGGAGTTCTGGGTAGGTAAGAATTTTTTGTAAGGCTGTCTTGAGagtgaagaaaataagaaagacagcATAGGCAATTCAGGGAAGAACTAGAAGATTTCTCACAATAGGATATATTTCTCAAAATAGGATTGTTGGGTTTTTGAggggttttctttttgtaaagtCTGAGGATATGAAAGCTTACATTATGAGGATCTAAGAAAGTGTTTTAGAGTTTAAGTTAGGTGTGTAAATGCAAGTTATAAAGATTAGAGGATGTAAAAGCTTAAAGAGTGGTAAGAAAGTGAGTTATGGtatataaaaggaataaaaatgctTCAGATTTCTTTCCCTTGATAAGCTACTGTTGTATTAAGACTTCAAAATTTCAGAATTTTGACATTGATCAACGGAGTTCTGATATTATCACAGACACAAGCTCAggattttaagtttcttttggttGTCTTCAAGTAAAGATTTAAAAGTGCTTCTCATTGTACtaactgtatacacacacacacatccagtcTTCTGGATACAGGGAAGAAGCCCCTCTTTCGTGGTTTGTAGTCATCTGAAAATTAAGATCAAGCAATCTTTTGACTTTCTGCTCCATGGAAGGTTTCTCTTTTCCCTGAGCTCCCCTTAAAAAGTGTTAACCCAAAAAACTGTTTCCCAAGCTTCTACTGTGACACAAAGGTGTGAGTATGAGTCTCAGTATAGGTTACAAACAATGATAATGCTAACACGTCTAAAACTTATCTCTTTTTGGAAACTTAAAATCAAAAGACTGTAGTAAGTTCCAGGGAAGTGACTTGAATCCACCTCTCATGGGTCAAATGAACTCCAGCTAAATACCCAGGCCAATCAGCAGCCTAAGGTTCCCCACCCATTGCCTATTCCAGAGGCCGGGGTCCCTCATCCTTTCCCTGGTTTGGGGATTCCCTTCCCTCAACTACCAGGACCATGGGCATAAAAGCCTCAAATGTGCACAAGAAAAAAATCCCCCCAAACTCCTTAACTttatcctccctctctctctctctctctctctctctctctctctctctctctctctctgtgtgtgtgtgtgtgtgtgtgtgtgtgtgtgtgtgtattctagcAGATTTCCAATCAATTAAAGACTGCAAGCTGCTCCAACCACTACCTTTACGTCCATAGCCCCAGATGGTCTTGCAGAGCCTAGACACAACCTGCTCTTCCCAGACTCGACCAGTATTCCAGTTTTTTGGGTCCCAGTAATTATGCCTCAACGTCAGTACTGAAGTGCCACTTAGTGACCCACCTGTTCCACTCTTGACCCACTCCAGTCCAGCTTCATGCCTTTCTATTGTTTGATGAAGATCAAATCTTTAGCAGGGCCAGCCCTGACTGAATCTCCAGCCTTCTACTTCATCACAGTTACTGGGCCCATCAGACTGCTGTCCTGCCCTCTGCAGCAATTCAAACGGACCAGCCAACTCGCCTGTCCTCACTCACTGCACACACTGCCAGCCTCATAACCTATACATAGTCCTTCCGTATTGCATCTGGCCCCTTTCCACTGCAGGTTCTGGCCATGTTCTCTCAAGCCCACCTTTTCTCTTCTAGCAATCCTCATCTTTCAGATTCCCAGTTTTCaggtgtgtcttcattttcagatTCCGCaaacatgtttgtgtttatgtgtcagGTACACACTTTTCATCACCGGTAAATGTGCTTCACCACACAGTGCCCACCATGGCTGACCAGGAAAGCGCTTCTCAAAGACAAGTCCTTGAGCTGATGGCTCtctaaatcattgtttttaagtgATTCCTAATTGGTGCAGGAGAGCCAGGCTTTAAAGAGCACCTCAGAACTTAGAATTGTCCGCTGGCTGCTCCTTCTCTCTGGCCACAATCTATCTTGACCCTCGCCTTTCCTTGTGACAAGCTTTCTCATGAACAAATGAGCCATCGTCTGTGCCACATCTGTCACTACTAAACCTTGATACTCCTGGTCACAAAGGTTCTTCTCCTCCCCAACACCAAAACATCAGATTCAAGACTCAAAGCCACTCAAAACTGCCCACCCTTTCCTGGGTTTATGCTTGGGTATCCTCTGCCCCACAGACATGACAAAGAACAGAAGCATTCCTGTGGCCGCCGGAATCACTGTGGGACTGCTCATCACGGCTGTTGgagtgtttctgttttattgctgGTTCTCTAGAAAAGCAGGTGGGTGGCTCCCTAATCatatccttcctgtctctgttcctgCATGCTCACACTGACTGTGTGACCATCCCTAGGCTCTCTAGAGATCCTCCTCTTCCATCACATGATCCCTTGCCTTTCCCTCTGGGTCCCTCAGAAGTCCTGTTTACCAAATACAAAGTTGTTCCACTAGCTACATGAGTGCAGCATACCTTGATGAGATGCCATTTCTCCAACCTCAGAAAGGCAAAGGCTCTCCTCTGTGTGTTCATAAGATTCGtcaaggaaggaaaacaagaaaaaggctCTAAGAAATTGAAGTCAGAACAGAAACCAAATGAGATTTGGTAAATTACTGGTCTTTAAAATGTGTAGTATTTTTATAGATGATCAAGTCCATTCTCCTGTCTAAGACTATTGAACTATCTATAATCATTAAAGACCACTGTCTTTGAAAGTCCAGGTTAAAGGAGGATGGACTGAGGTTGAGGGAGGATGGACTGAGGTTGAGGGAGGATGGACTGAGGAGGCTCCCTTTACTTGGGGCCAACAGGAAATTTTcagttgttttttctctctccccctccatcGGCATAGCAAAGATTAAGATCTCAGTAATGAAAGTTCCTGGCAGTCTCCATGTGAGCCCCATCTAAGCTGCCATCTAGTCCCCATGAAGACCCCTCTTCCTGAAATCTAATGCATTCCTTTACAGGGGGAGAGCCTGCCTCTGATGACTCCAGGTAAGAACTTCATTTTTCTGGAAGTA
Above is a genomic segment from Arvicanthis niloticus isolate mArvNil1 chromosome 4, mArvNil1.pat.X, whole genome shotgun sequence containing:
- the LOC117707646 gene encoding Fc receptor-like protein 5, encoding MPVNLVFYEEAFLILRAPPPVFEGDSVVLRCHGKEHIAPKTLTFYKNDQALELSRPSSELYIRHVNLQDNDEYKCTHKKPWSWGNIISSNMVKVQVQELFPHPVLMVRPPQPIDGSPVTLTCQTQLPAQRSDVQLQFCFFRNYQALGSGCSSSSEFHIPAIWTEDSMWYQCKAETKNSQVGKQSIEFKIPVQRAFADFQTRIVPASQSVFEGQLLLLNCSIKGVPGPLKFSWYKREMPNKETKILKSSEAELKISKVNIGDAGEYYCEANNSRRSFVSKAVPITVKVPVSQPVLNLSTGRTRAHEGDLMTLHCQSQRGSPYILYEFYYENVSLGNSSTLSGGGASFNFSMSTERSGNYYCTADNGLGAQRSEAMWISVLDMTKNRSIPVAAGITVGLLITAVGVFLFYCWFSRKAGGEPASDDSRSPSDSEPQEPTYYNVPACIELQPVYSNDPKENVIYTEVRRTQPRRKHAVQESESPRSRCQMAEKN